The Nitrospirota bacterium genome contains a region encoding:
- a CDS encoding NifU family protein codes for MITREKVEEVLDKVRPGLKSEGGDIELVDVKNDIVYVKLKGACGTCPMSALTLKNWVETTMKKEIPDVKAVQAV; via the coding sequence ATGATAACGCGCGAAAAGGTCGAAGAGGTCCTCGACAAGGTCAGGCCCGGTCTCAAGTCCGAGGGAGGAGATATCGAGCTGGTGGACGTTAAAAACGATATAGTATATGTCAAATTGAAGGGCGCCTGCGGCACCTGCCCGATGTCGGCGCTGACATTAAAGAACTGGGTGGAAACCACGATGAAAAAGGAGATACCGGACGTCAAGGCTGTTCAGGCCGTATGA
- a CDS encoding energy-coupling factor transporter transmembrane component T, whose protein sequence is MPSGIVLLAYSCFAAGLFLIERLDLHLAIAALAACSLLFIPFRRVRSGIVPITLFLVFTFVSNLFYQSGRVLAAVGPLLITDEGVRLAAVRTLRVFDLIFAAKVLTTLLPLETMLASLGRFLRPLERLGVPVHEFFLVVTLTLQCFPVLKERLSGLYRERVAGKHAVTFREKLRIMVSFLVPLFIESMRNPESFFVQSEEGKS, encoded by the coding sequence TTGCCTTCCGGGATCGTTCTCCTGGCGTATTCCTGCTTCGCCGCAGGTCTTTTTCTTATCGAGAGGCTGGACCTTCATCTCGCAATCGCTGCGCTCGCAGCCTGCTCGCTCTTGTTCATTCCCTTTCGGCGGGTGCGGAGCGGCATCGTCCCCATAACGCTCTTCCTGGTTTTCACTTTTGTGAGCAACCTTTTCTACCAGTCGGGAAGGGTGCTCGCTGCCGTGGGGCCGCTGCTCATCACCGATGAAGGAGTGCGGCTGGCTGCGGTACGGACGCTGCGCGTATTCGATCTGATCTTCGCGGCCAAGGTCCTTACCACCCTGCTGCCGCTCGAAACGATGCTCGCCTCGCTCGGCAGGTTTCTCCGTCCGCTCGAGCGCCTGGGGGTGCCGGTCCACGAATTCTTTCTCGTTGTGACGCTCACCCTGCAGTGCTTCCCGGTGCTCAAGGAGAGGCTTTCCGGACTGTACCGGGAGCGGGTCGCGGGAAAGCATGCCGTCACCTTCAGGGAGAAACTGCGGATCATGGTATCGTTCCTCGTGCCCCTCTTCATCGAGAGCATGCGGAACCCGGAAAGCTTTTTTGTGCAGAGCGAAGAGGGGAAGAGTTAA
- a CDS encoding FG-GAP-like repeat-containing protein: MRLQRFAFICLVLTFLSIPFYDASAQEVIVASGVKVTDPTNTGAARASIPVEIPPGRGGIAPNLVLRYNSNAPNSWLGVGWDLEMGVIQRSTKRGINYSGNEFIFEKDDSSAELVPRSEWGANYYGAKIEGAFSKFYFNPTTGGWVVTTKDGTKYFYGSTAASRQDSASGVFKWCLDEVRDSNGNQMTLTYWKDSGNGEIYLQRIDYTGNVKGLSPTNYVTFTLESRTDAPLMYTTNAPVRTAYRLKNISVYNKIGTTDTLVRKYMLNYSYSPTTYRSILTSITQYGSDGVSALPTLQFGWQAGRNSWTAMSGIGNFGTNQSFTNDTTHPILAGDFNGDGRTDVGRVTATGITIYLADGNGGWSGTFILSYFGAGSYSDGNKYPIVVGDFNGDGKADIGRVYDNGISFYLSDGTGGWTPMSSIGDFGPGQGYSDANKHPIFTGDFNDDGKIDAGRVYSDRVAVYLSTGTGWSGPYNLYDFGANSYPDGNYKYPMVIGDFNGDGKTDVGRVHSGGVAFYLSDGNGNWASINGINSDFSPGQGYSDANTYPLVIGDFNGDGRTDVGRVHGSGVRVYLSSGSGGWTMINDLADFSPAQGYGYNGVFPIFAGDFNGDGRTDIGRVHGNGVGFYLSNGGGWISPLAYINGDFSPSQNYSDGNAYPLYVGDFNGDGRMDMGRVHGSGVSFYRVSSYQSDPPADLVSGIKNGMGGTTTISYAPSSAYANELLPFIVQTVSSVSVNDGRGNISTTNYSYAYGFYHQGEREFRGFEYVKTKAPSGATTETWFKTDDTVLKGLPYSQVVKNAAGLISTRTLNNYLWNSVYTGAAFPYLDHKDDYICDGATSSEQDMALCKHVATDFEYDAYGNITREQFWGDVNVDGDGRDVHTSYEPYDTANWLVSLPKTTYTQSNGIMKAQTWFEYYPGTGNLHYKRFWLSGEINPSITYGYDNYGNQTSITDAKGYITIIGYDSSTLTYPAATTNHLGHVTTAAYDYRFGKPRTKTDANGNTTTYTYDVFGRLIKVINPGDEASAYGTVTYSYEDSGVVGDQRVTKISAEVSSSISSIICPAGGVYNSSAGRCEAPAITNYQCSTTGQTYSDSGVCNNTCNQTASCSYTTAKIAYTGASRNISGYAGFNMDITAIFLVTDDVGYIGCYFAQSWDTLLPHERTTIPQRYGFTNGQIVTYINGWYYGYNFCGGDYGAQYSLLIHNCSSGYQLINGYCDNGISPYQLYHCPLYSGSACSGSPSTCSAPQPCDPVISCPAGYDANNGVCVASPLVPENYIWNETYFDGLGRVIKTRAEGPDSKIITRDTVYNQKGQVDRTSVSYFEGRETARWTLFKHDDFGRILDITNPDNTVVSTRYNQGRTTFIDANNHVRVEEKDAQGRLVKVEEYTGVYPNQALYATTAYVYDVLSNLTNVIDAYGNETVITYDTLSRKRSMTDPDMGSWVYNYDPNGNLSYQKDARGKEITFTYDELNRIKLKHYVCTVCTGIKDVEYRYDETFSTNFKGRLTTVIDISGTEKYFYDPLGRVKRTIKNVDGKDYSTEAEYDPLGREKSIKYPDASIVSYRYNTGGFLSEVVGYAIYSGYNALGQPGTINYANGVSTDYGYELLTNRLSSIITKTAALVEIQNIAYKYDNVGNIVEITDPNDSTPYGTVTYDYDKIGNITYNSQIGTYAYALDGTRPHAVVQTGGNSYSYDANGNMISRLGRTFTYDHDNRPTSMVYSGGTVTFVYDYTGQRVKKASSIDPNIYIGRIYRCTDTAGANCYKYIFAGKDRIAFKTPANDTRFYHADHLGSSNIITKSDGTKSEEMYYYPYGATRVESGTTPVRHKFTGQEQDDETGLYYYGARYYDPHIGRFISPDVIVQDPSDPQVFNRYSYARNNPLLYTDPTGQFFGIDDLIIGAVIGGAIFGGANAAIQGGDFGDILSGAFIGGVTGGIAGGFGLAASSIVTAAGASAATATFVGGIAGGAIGGVISSAESGKIGQGLLIGAITGGVSGYLGTLNLGAGYLGDFVQLGTSTLIGGVTSELTGGTFSEGAYIGAMSAAVAIGLDKAFSSESQPHSETEYKRGDALTTISSGNGLVQMVSIAPISPGTKVNTLDFLIGGGVVGKAITFGHGARHFAGTGLSEAAVQSAIRAQIRAATRGATATGSFWGRVKVGGVTIEYRAYTLPSGRIHVGTHYPVPGK; the protein is encoded by the coding sequence ATGCGATTACAACGTTTTGCTTTCATCTGTCTCGTCCTGACTTTTCTTAGTATTCCATTCTATGATGCTTCTGCCCAGGAGGTCATTGTTGCCTCGGGTGTGAAGGTAACCGATCCGACCAATACCGGTGCTGCGAGAGCAAGCATTCCTGTCGAGATCCCTCCGGGGAGAGGCGGGATCGCCCCCAATCTGGTGCTGAGATACAACTCGAATGCACCGAACAGTTGGCTCGGTGTGGGCTGGGACCTCGAAATGGGAGTGATACAGCGATCCACAAAGCGAGGAATAAACTATAGCGGCAATGAGTTCATATTCGAAAAAGATGATTCTTCTGCCGAGCTGGTACCGAGAAGCGAGTGGGGAGCCAATTACTACGGCGCTAAGATAGAGGGGGCATTCTCAAAATTCTATTTCAATCCAACGACAGGCGGCTGGGTGGTCACTACCAAGGACGGCACGAAATACTTCTATGGCTCTACGGCAGCATCACGGCAGGATAGTGCTTCTGGAGTGTTCAAATGGTGCCTCGATGAGGTGCGCGATAGTAACGGCAACCAGATGACTTTAACCTACTGGAAGGACTCGGGCAATGGAGAGATATATCTTCAAAGGATAGACTACACAGGCAATGTTAAGGGATTGAGCCCCACCAATTATGTCACTTTTACTCTTGAGAGCAGGACGGATGCTCCTCTGATGTATACCACCAATGCACCGGTGAGAACAGCGTACCGGCTGAAGAATATAAGCGTGTATAACAAGATAGGTACTACAGATACCCTGGTGCGGAAATATATGCTCAACTACAGTTATAGCCCCACTACCTACCGCTCCATACTGACCTCGATTACGCAATACGGCAGCGACGGGGTAAGTGCATTGCCGACACTACAGTTCGGATGGCAGGCGGGGAGAAATAGTTGGACGGCGATGAGCGGCATCGGCAATTTTGGAACAAACCAGAGCTTTACCAATGATACTACCCATCCGATCCTTGCCGGGGATTTTAACGGCGACGGAAGAACCGATGTGGGCCGTGTCACCGCTACCGGTATAACGATATATCTGGCCGATGGCAACGGTGGCTGGAGCGGAACATTCATCCTGAGTTATTTTGGTGCAGGCAGCTACAGCGATGGAAACAAGTACCCGATAGTCGTCGGGGATTTCAACGGCGACGGCAAGGCCGATATAGGCAGGGTATATGATAATGGGATTTCTTTTTACCTCTCCGATGGCACAGGAGGCTGGACCCCGATGAGCAGCATAGGGGACTTCGGTCCCGGCCAGGGATACTCTGACGCAAACAAGCACCCTATATTTACCGGCGACTTCAACGATGATGGAAAGATCGATGCAGGGAGAGTCTATAGCGATAGAGTGGCTGTCTATCTCAGCACAGGGACTGGATGGAGCGGACCATATAACCTGTATGATTTCGGCGCAAACAGCTATCCTGACGGCAACTACAAGTATCCAATGGTGATCGGAGATTTCAACGGTGATGGAAAGACTGATGTTGGAAGGGTCCATAGCGGCGGAGTAGCTTTCTATCTATCAGATGGGAATGGAAACTGGGCCTCAATAAACGGTATAAATAGCGATTTTAGTCCTGGACAGGGGTATTCGGATGCGAATACTTACCCGTTGGTCATTGGAGACTTTAACGGCGACGGCAGGACCGATGTGGGACGGGTTCATGGGAGCGGAGTGCGCGTCTATTTATCGAGCGGCAGCGGCGGATGGACCATGATCAATGACTTGGCGGACTTCAGCCCGGCTCAGGGATATGGCTATAATGGTGTGTTCCCTATCTTCGCAGGGGACTTCAACGGGGACGGCAGGACCGACATCGGCCGTGTGCATGGCAATGGTGTGGGTTTCTATTTATCGAACGGCGGGGGATGGATCTCTCCCTTGGCGTATATTAACGGCGACTTCAGTCCATCCCAGAACTATTCGGATGGTAATGCGTATCCCCTGTACGTCGGGGATTTCAACGGCGACGGCAGGATGGATATGGGGCGGGTGCATGGCAGCGGCGTCTCATTCTATCGGGTCTCCTCGTACCAGTCCGATCCTCCCGCCGACCTCGTATCCGGCATCAAGAACGGCATGGGCGGCACTACTACTATTTCCTATGCGCCGTCGTCAGCCTATGCTAACGAACTGCTTCCCTTTATCGTTCAGACCGTCTCTTCGGTATCGGTCAATGACGGCAGGGGCAATATCTCCACCACGAATTATTCCTACGCATACGGATTTTACCATCAGGGGGAGAGAGAGTTCAGGGGTTTTGAGTATGTGAAGACAAAAGCGCCGTCAGGAGCCACTACCGAGACCTGGTTCAAAACCGACGATACCGTGCTCAAAGGATTGCCGTACTCCCAGGTCGTCAAGAATGCAGCAGGACTCATCTCGACAAGGACGCTTAATAACTATCTGTGGAACAGCGTTTATACCGGAGCGGCATTCCCGTATCTCGATCACAAGGACGACTACATATGTGACGGAGCAACCAGCAGTGAGCAGGATATGGCGCTCTGTAAACACGTAGCCACTGATTTCGAGTACGATGCGTATGGGAATATAACAAGGGAGCAGTTCTGGGGTGATGTGAATGTTGATGGTGACGGAAGAGACGTCCATACCAGCTATGAGCCATATGATACGGCAAACTGGCTCGTAAGCCTGCCCAAAACCACCTACACTCAGAGCAATGGAATAATGAAGGCGCAGACCTGGTTCGAGTACTATCCCGGAACCGGGAATCTCCACTATAAGAGATTTTGGTTATCGGGAGAGATCAATCCTTCTATTACCTATGGCTACGACAATTACGGCAACCAGACATCGATAACGGATGCCAAGGGATATATTACGATCATAGGGTATGACAGTTCGACGCTCACCTATCCCGCTGCAACGACCAACCACCTGGGCCATGTGACGACCGCCGCCTATGACTACCGATTCGGTAAGCCGCGCACAAAGACCGATGCCAACGGCAATACGACTACCTATACCTATGATGTATTTGGCAGACTCATCAAGGTGATCAATCCAGGAGATGAGGCGTCTGCATATGGAACGGTAACCTACTCCTATGAAGATTCGGGTGTCGTCGGGGATCAGAGGGTAACAAAGATTTCAGCAGAGGTGAGCAGTTCGATCTCGTCGATCATATGTCCGGCCGGCGGTGTGTATAACTCGTCTGCAGGTCGGTGCGAGGCTCCGGCAATCACAAATTACCAATGCTCAACGACGGGACAAACTTACAGCGATTCCGGTGTTTGCAATAACACGTGCAATCAAACAGCTAGCTGCAGCTATACAACTGCTAAGATAGCATATACTGGTGCATCGAGAAATATCTCCGGGTATGCAGGTTTCAATATGGATATAACGGCGATTTTCTTGGTTACCGACGACGTAGGATATATCGGTTGTTATTTTGCTCAAAGTTGGGACACTCTTTTACCTCATGAGCGAACCACCATCCCTCAAAGATACGGATTTACCAATGGACAAATAGTCACTTACATAAATGGTTGGTATTATGGCTACAACTTCTGCGGGGGTGACTATGGAGCACAGTACTCGCTGCTTATCCATAATTGCTCCTCGGGTTACCAGCTGATAAATGGATATTGCGATAATGGTATATCTCCATATCAGTTATATCACTGCCCCCTCTACAGCGGCTCTGCCTGCTCAGGTAGTCCCTCTACCTGTTCGGCCCCTCAGCCATGCGATCCCGTCATTTCCTGTCCTGCCGGATACGATGCGAATAACGGCGTCTGCGTTGCCAGTCCCCTCGTTCCCGAGAATTACATCTGGAATGAAACTTATTTCGACGGCCTCGGCAGGGTCATAAAGACGAGGGCTGAGGGGCCTGACAGCAAGATCATTACCAGGGACACGGTTTATAACCAGAAGGGGCAGGTAGATCGCACATCGGTGTCTTACTTTGAAGGACGTGAGACAGCACGCTGGACCCTTTTCAAGCATGACGACTTCGGGAGAATTCTCGACATCACCAATCCCGATAATACGGTCGTCTCGACGCGCTATAACCAGGGCAGGACAACGTTCATTGATGCCAATAACCATGTGAGAGTGGAGGAAAAGGATGCCCAGGGCAGGCTCGTCAAAGTGGAAGAGTACACCGGCGTCTACCCAAATCAAGCCCTCTATGCCACAACGGCCTACGTGTACGATGTACTAAGCAACCTTACAAACGTCATCGATGCCTATGGGAACGAGACTGTCATCACCTATGACACCCTTTCCCGCAAAAGATCGATGACCGATCCCGATATGGGCTCTTGGGTATACAATTACGATCCTAACGGAAATCTCAGCTATCAGAAGGATGCCAGGGGCAAAGAGATCACTTTTACTTACGATGAGCTGAACAGGATCAAGCTCAAGCATTACGTGTGCACCGTCTGCACCGGCATAAAAGACGTCGAGTACAGATATGATGAGACCTTCTCGACTAACTTCAAGGGAAGGCTTACCACTGTTATCGACATCTCGGGCACGGAGAAATACTTCTATGATCCTCTGGGACGGGTAAAAAGGACGATAAAGAACGTCGACGGCAAAGATTATTCTACTGAAGCCGAATATGATCCACTGGGAAGAGAAAAAAGCATCAAGTATCCTGATGCGAGCATAGTGAGTTATAGATACAATACAGGCGGATTTCTCAGTGAGGTCGTTGGCTATGCAATCTATTCAGGCTATAACGCGCTCGGCCAGCCGGGCACTATCAATTACGCCAACGGTGTAAGTACCGATTATGGCTACGAGCTTCTTACAAACAGATTGAGCTCAATCATTACGAAGACCGCTGCCCTGGTCGAGATTCAGAACATTGCCTATAAGTACGACAACGTAGGGAATATCGTAGAAATAACCGATCCTAACGACAGCACGCCGTACGGGACTGTAACCTACGATTACGATAAGATTGGCAATATTACCTACAACTCCCAGATAGGCACGTATGCGTATGCCCTGGATGGAACCCGGCCCCATGCAGTAGTACAAACCGGTGGTAATAGCTACAGTTACGATGCCAACGGCAATATGATAAGCCGTCTGGGGAGGACTTTCACCTATGACCATGACAATAGGCCAACGAGCATGGTCTACAGCGGGGGCACCGTAACCTTTGTTTACGACTATACAGGGCAGAGGGTGAAGAAAGCATCGTCGATTGATCCGAACATCTATATAGGCAGAATCTACCGATGCACGGACACCGCAGGCGCCAACTGCTATAAATACATTTTCGCCGGCAAGGACCGTATTGCCTTTAAAACCCCGGCCAATGACACCCGGTTTTATCATGCTGACCATCTGGGGAGCTCGAATATCATCACCAAGAGCGATGGGACAAAAAGCGAGGAGATGTACTACTATCCTTATGGAGCGACACGGGTGGAATCGGGGACTACGCCGGTAAGGCATAAGTTCACCGGCCAGGAACAGGATGACGAGACAGGACTATACTACTATGGCGCACGCTATTATGATCCCCATATCGGCAGGTTCATCAGTCCCGATGTGATAGTACAGGACCCTTCGGACCCGCAGGTATTCAATCGGTATAGCTATGCGCGGAACAATCCACTTCTTTATACTGATCCCACGGGACAGTTCTTTGGCATTGATGATCTTATTATAGGAGCGGTAATTGGTGGCGCAATTTTCGGAGGAGCGAATGCAGCTATTCAAGGAGGAGATTTTGGTGATATCCTAAGCGGTGCATTCATTGGAGGAGTAACAGGAGGCATAGCAGGCGGTTTCGGCCTGGCTGCTTCGTCTATAGTAACAGCGGCTGGTGCAAGCGCCGCCACAGCAACATTTGTAGGAGGGATAGCAGGTGGTGCGATAGGAGGAGTCATATCATCGGCTGAATCGGGCAAAATAGGTCAGGGTCTGCTTATTGGTGCAATAACCGGTGGCGTGTCGGGATATCTCGGTACGTTAAATTTGGGTGCCGGCTACTTAGGGGATTTTGTACAACTCGGGACTAGCACACTCATCGGTGGCGTTACTTCTGAACTTACAGGCGGTACATTTTCAGAAGGGGCTTATATCGGAGCCATGAGCGCTGCAGTTGCCATCGGGTTAGATAAAGCATTCTCTAGTGAGTCTCAGCCACACTCGGAGACTGAATATAAGCGTGGAGATGCTTTGACTACTATTTCATCTGGAAATGGTCTGGTACAGATGGTAAGCATAGCACCAATAAGTCCAGGAACGAAAGTAAACACTCTGGACTTTTTAATTGGTGGAGGAGTAGTAGGCAAAGCAATTACATTTGGCCATGGTGCTCGTCATTTTGCAGGAACTGGTTTGTCAGAGGCGGCTGTACAGTCTGCAATAAGAGCGCAAATTAGAGCAGCGACTAGGGGAGCAACTGCTACTGGTAGTTTTTGGGGAAGAGTAAAGGTTGGTGGTGTTACAATAGAATATCGTGCATACACACTACCCAGCGGGAGGATTCACGTTGGGACACATTATCCTGTCCCAGGAAAGTAA
- a CDS encoding N-acetylmuramoyl-L-alanine amidase — MKIPGAGTACARDRAAAALRSVFYGLWVLASLLLVPAAGADTIVDVKGVRHWSTADYTRIVIDLSAPVEFTRGSLSDPERLFFDLKNARVAREMQKSFAADSPIIKSVRIGQFNADTARIVFDLEVSTYDYKVIHLEDPPRLVIDISSKTAPEKKPDAKQELRPELLEQKRPGGKPESKPEARPERKPDPNTEARFMKRRIVVDPGHGGHDPGAVGPSGLYEKDVVLDIALKVRSIMKRDHPQFDVVLTRETDIFIPLPQRAAVANRNNADFFLSIHANASPNRQARGIETYFLNWTDDEEAVRVAARENAISIKEMKKAQSDTELILASLDRDKKRDDSLKLAGYIHHSLITQMRPQYPAIHDLGVKSALFYVLVGAKMSSALAEVSFISNPDEERMLADEDYRMHLAHSLVAGIRAYFNQAPQQKVAAYRKAPRKSPAPKAKPVSYTRRTR; from the coding sequence ATGAAGATACCAGGAGCCGGAACGGCGTGCGCGAGGGACCGTGCTGCGGCTGCGCTCCGGTCCGTCTTCTACGGTCTCTGGGTGCTCGCCTCTCTCCTCCTCGTTCCCGCCGCCGGCGCTGACACTATCGTTGACGTGAAGGGCGTGCGGCATTGGTCGACCGCCGATTATACGCGCATTGTGATCGATCTCTCGGCGCCGGTAGAATTCACCCGGGGAAGCCTCTCCGATCCCGAGCGCCTCTTCTTCGACCTGAAGAACGCCCGCGTGGCAAGGGAGATGCAGAAGAGTTTCGCTGCCGACAGCCCGATCATAAAATCGGTGAGGATAGGACAGTTCAACGCCGATACGGCCCGCATCGTCTTCGATCTTGAGGTGAGCACGTACGACTACAAGGTCATCCATCTCGAGGATCCCCCCCGCCTGGTCATCGATATTTCATCCAAGACTGCGCCGGAGAAGAAGCCTGACGCGAAACAGGAGCTTCGGCCCGAGCTCCTGGAGCAGAAGAGGCCGGGCGGCAAGCCCGAGTCAAAGCCGGAAGCCAGGCCGGAGAGGAAGCCCGATCCCAACACCGAGGCGCGGTTCATGAAACGGCGGATCGTGGTCGATCCCGGCCACGGCGGGCACGATCCCGGCGCTGTAGGGCCGTCGGGACTCTATGAAAAGGATGTGGTGCTGGATATCGCCCTCAAGGTCAGGAGCATTATGAAGCGGGATCATCCCCAGTTCGATGTGGTCCTCACCCGCGAAACCGACATCTTCATTCCCCTGCCCCAGCGGGCTGCCGTCGCCAACAGGAACAATGCCGATTTCTTCCTCTCGATCCACGCCAATGCGAGCCCGAACCGGCAGGCGCGGGGCATCGAGACCTATTTCCTCAACTGGACCGACGACGAAGAGGCGGTAAGGGTCGCTGCCCGCGAAAACGCCATATCGATAAAAGAGATGAAGAAGGCCCAGAGCGATACGGAGCTCATCCTCGCCTCGCTCGACCGCGACAAAAAGAGAGACGACTCTCTGAAGCTCGCCGGATATATCCACCATTCGCTGATAACGCAGATGAGGCCCCAATACCCCGCGATCCACGACCTCGGCGTGAAGTCGGCGCTCTTCTATGTGCTGGTCGGGGCAAAGATGTCCTCGGCGCTGGCCGAGGTCTCCTTTATCAGCAATCCCGATGAAGAGCGGATGCTCGCAGACGAGGACTACCGGATGCATCTCGCCCACTCCCTCGTGGCAGGAATACGCGCCTATTTCAACCAGGCGCCGCAGCAGAAGGTGGCCGCCTACCGGAAGGCGCCCCGGAAGAGCCCGGCTCCGAAGGCGAAGCCGGTCAGCTATACCCGCCGCACCAGGTAA
- a CDS encoding helix-turn-helix domain-containing protein produces the protein MRNISKKAKSILIIDVCKSTRDALIKDIGNAYPLLVATTAREGIGLLSEEVAVVILDLALPDAYGIAVLRRIKETHPSVPVIITAAYETEETIIAAFRAGARDYIKKPLDPDEVLNKISVLAGMLSDAGGRRHMMLGSESGPRPRHGEIPSCIIEGILRVKAYIEKNYALPLTLSEACRISLLNRSYFCAYFKRITGHSFKSYHHFVRIRKAIELMEKADRTVSEIAGMIGYENASYFSATFKKETGITPKHYILGAQRAYK, from the coding sequence ATGAGAAATATCAGTAAAAAAGCCAAGAGTATTCTGATCATCGATGTCTGTAAAAGCACACGGGATGCGCTCATTAAGGATATCGGAAACGCTTACCCTCTCCTTGTTGCAACAACTGCCCGTGAAGGCATCGGCCTGCTCTCCGAAGAGGTCGCCGTCGTTATCCTCGACCTCGCGCTCCCCGATGCATACGGTATCGCGGTGCTGAGGCGGATAAAAGAGACCCATCCCTCGGTTCCGGTTATCATTACCGCCGCTTACGAGACAGAGGAGACCATTATCGCTGCCTTCAGGGCCGGAGCGCGGGATTACATAAAAAAGCCGCTCGATCCTGACGAAGTGCTCAATAAGATAAGTGTCCTTGCCGGCATGCTCTCCGACGCTGGAGGGCGCAGGCATATGATGCTGGGCTCTGAATCCGGGCCGAGGCCTCGTCATGGTGAGATCCCATCTTGCATCATCGAAGGCATCCTGAGAGTGAAAGCTTACATAGAGAAAAACTATGCACTGCCGTTGACCCTTTCCGAAGCATGCAGGATATCCTTGTTGAACCGGAGCTATTTTTGCGCTTATTTCAAACGCATTACCGGCCATTCCTTCAAGAGCTATCACCATTTCGTCAGAATCCGAAAGGCCATCGAGCTTATGGAAAAGGCCGACCGCACTGTTTCCGAGATAGCGGGCATGATCGGCTATGAAAATGCAAGCTACTTTTCAGCCACCTTCAAGAAAGAGACCGGGATAACGCCGAAGCACTATATACTTGGCGCCCAGCGGGCCTACAAATGA